From the Nocardiopsis changdeensis genome, one window contains:
- a CDS encoding phosphotransferase enzyme family protein: MGERAVFRLGSDVIARVERSADRWEEADREVRAARWLAEQSLPVTRPLPGKQPVLAEDLVVTLWEAVQGEWTLPRELARLLRTLHHLTPPPSLGLSALDPFHRVAERIDTAPGLDTAQRELLRAHHQDLAARWSAVTPVLGVRVIHGDANIGNVLATSQGVVLFDLDGICWGPPEWDLVLTALYRDLGWHSDTEYADFCDVYGFDVTSWDGYPFYKQVRELRMTTWLAQKGGESPEIDAEIARRIADLADPRRPRTWNPY; encoded by the coding sequence ATGGGAGAGCGAGCGGTGTTCCGTCTCGGCAGTGACGTGATCGCCCGTGTTGAGCGCTCTGCGGACAGGTGGGAGGAAGCCGACCGGGAGGTACGAGCCGCCCGCTGGCTCGCCGAACAGTCCCTTCCAGTGACCCGCCCCTTACCCGGAAAGCAACCCGTCTTGGCCGAGGACCTGGTCGTCACCCTGTGGGAGGCGGTCCAGGGCGAATGGACCCTCCCACGGGAACTGGCCCGGCTGCTGCGCACCCTGCACCATCTCACCCCGCCACCGTCGCTCGGCCTGTCCGCCCTGGACCCCTTCCACCGCGTGGCCGAACGCATCGACACCGCCCCCGGGCTCGACACCGCCCAGCGCGAGCTGCTCCGCGCACACCACCAGGACCTCGCCGCTCGCTGGTCTGCGGTCACACCTGTCCTCGGCGTACGCGTCATCCACGGGGACGCCAACATCGGCAATGTCCTGGCCACCTCCCAGGGGGTTGTGCTCTTCGACCTGGACGGCATCTGCTGGGGCCCACCCGAATGGGATCTGGTCCTGACCGCCCTGTACCGAGACCTGGGCTGGCACAGCGACACCGAGTACGCCGACTTCTGCGACGTCTACGGGTTCGACGTCACCTCCTGGGACGGCTACCCCTTTTACAAGCAGGTCAGGGAGTTGCGGATGACCACCTGGCTCGCCCAGAAGGGTGGAGAGAGCCCCGAGATCGACGCCGAGATCGCTCGGCGGATCGCCGACCTCGCCGACCCCCGCCGCCCCCGCACCTGGAATCCCTACTGA
- a CDS encoding helix-turn-helix domain-containing protein, whose protein sequence is MPEVRRAVEERDPSELIRLLRRHTDLSQTALALMAGISQPSVSGIISGKTTIKHLDKVKAALKGLGAFQRLASADVSTFTERFPSELGLGLNGSGQQTASVLERVTRLDLEEVPGAEEQPPYSAISSAVLSWLVSEPSSGSEELRGEEGPAAAIQAAAAAFASLDNRFGGDHARIAATQYLSGTVVPLLRRSYPSSTERSVFAASAEFVLALAWMSYDAQRNGMARRYFVQALDLADHAEDRLLGASVLSAMSHQANYIGSYTEARDLARAALTGAGERATATLRAQFLMMEARAHASLGDTCIPGGQGRVFSGDGPRRAGVQPARPQCRSVVDRVLRPGGVRR, encoded by the coding sequence GTGCCCGAGGTGCGCCGGGCGGTGGAGGAGCGGGATCCCAGTGAGCTGATCCGGTTGCTGCGCCGGCACACGGACCTGTCCCAGACCGCACTGGCGCTCATGGCCGGCATCTCCCAGCCGTCGGTGTCCGGCATCATCTCGGGCAAGACGACCATCAAGCACCTCGACAAGGTGAAGGCCGCCCTCAAGGGCCTGGGTGCCTTCCAGCGGTTGGCATCTGCTGATGTGTCCACCTTCACTGAACGCTTCCCATCCGAACTCGGCCTGGGGCTGAACGGCTCCGGGCAGCAGACCGCGTCAGTCCTTGAACGAGTGACCCGCCTGGATCTGGAGGAAGTCCCCGGGGCCGAGGAACAACCGCCCTATTCGGCAATCAGTTCGGCCGTACTGTCGTGGCTGGTATCCGAACCCTCCTCCGGTTCCGAGGAACTCCGGGGCGAGGAAGGTCCCGCAGCGGCTATCCAGGCTGCTGCGGCTGCGTTCGCGAGCCTGGACAACCGCTTCGGCGGCGACCATGCCCGGATAGCAGCCACGCAGTACCTCAGCGGCACGGTGGTTCCGCTGCTGCGCAGGTCCTACCCGAGCAGCACCGAGCGCTCAGTGTTCGCGGCGTCTGCGGAGTTCGTGCTCGCGCTGGCGTGGATGTCCTACGATGCCCAGCGCAACGGCATGGCCCGACGCTACTTCGTACAGGCCTTGGATCTGGCGGACCATGCTGAAGACCGCCTGCTGGGAGCCAGTGTGCTGTCGGCGATGAGCCACCAGGCCAACTACATAGGTTCCTACACCGAAGCACGCGACCTGGCACGGGCGGCGTTGACCGGAGCCGGGGAGCGGGCGACGGCGACCCTGCGGGCGCAGTTCCTGATGATGGAGGCGCGCGCCCATGCATCCCTGGGGGACACATGCATCCCTGGGGGACAAGGGCGCGTGTTCTCGGGCGATGGGCCACGCCGAGCAGGCGTTCAACCGGCGCGACCCCAGTGCCGATCCGTCGTGGATCGGGTACTTCGACCAGGCGGAGTACGCCGATGA
- a CDS encoding helix-turn-helix domain-containing protein, with protein MFWDLDDVRAAVSAGDAAETIRLLRRETRLSQTAIARMVGLSQGMVSAIISGGRLISRDRHQQALRGLGAPEPARPSSIPCAEDDPDDLEAILRDGTDRATLAGMEQELAALSAAYVSRPCAPLLPRLNTLRTGALEHYRSGARPRHAHDLLVIVGACELLLAYAAHDGGNPAAALAHLERAARCADFTEHPHLPGWIIGTRALIGDWHPATGTDTLALPGHAPSPQAWARLTAITARAAARRHDRHTARAGLDRLVDHQAQPADTDDLSRRLGGIFAFPDPKRDYYIAATAVLLGDGDRATTHAHGAITAYEAGPAIQRSYGDLALARIDLVSAHLLCGDTDAAHTALEQVARIPASDRIHQLRPALHACAELALNAPIAPSRKREITDRLTALRLPWGP; from the coding sequence GTGTTCTGGGACCTGGACGATGTCCGCGCGGCGGTCAGCGCGGGTGATGCCGCCGAGACCATCCGCCTCCTGCGGCGCGAGACCCGGCTCAGCCAGACCGCGATCGCCAGAATGGTCGGCCTGTCCCAGGGCATGGTCAGCGCCATCATCTCCGGCGGCCGGCTGATCTCCCGCGACCGTCACCAGCAGGCCCTGCGCGGCCTCGGAGCTCCCGAACCGGCCCGCCCCTCGTCAATACCCTGCGCAGAAGACGACCCCGACGACTTGGAGGCCATTCTGCGCGACGGCACCGACCGCGCGACCCTGGCCGGCATGGAACAGGAGCTCGCGGCCCTGTCGGCCGCCTACGTCAGCCGGCCCTGCGCCCCGCTGCTGCCCCGCCTGAACACCCTGCGCACCGGAGCACTGGAGCACTACCGTTCCGGAGCCCGCCCCCGCCATGCACACGACCTGCTGGTCATCGTCGGCGCCTGCGAGCTCCTGCTGGCCTACGCCGCCCACGACGGCGGCAACCCCGCCGCAGCCCTGGCCCACCTGGAGCGCGCCGCGCGGTGCGCGGACTTCACCGAACACCCCCACCTGCCCGGCTGGATCATCGGCACCCGCGCCCTCATCGGCGACTGGCACCCCGCCACCGGCACCGACACCCTTGCCCTGCCCGGCCATGCCCCCAGCCCCCAGGCGTGGGCACGCCTGACCGCCATCACCGCCCGCGCCGCCGCCCGCCGCCACGACAGGCACACCGCCCGCGCGGGACTGGACCGGCTCGTAGACCACCAGGCCCAGCCCGCCGACACCGACGACCTCTCCCGACGCCTGGGTGGCATCTTCGCGTTCCCCGACCCCAAGCGCGACTACTACATCGCCGCCACCGCCGTCCTGCTGGGCGACGGCGACCGCGCCACCACCCACGCCCACGGGGCGATCACCGCCTACGAGGCCGGTCCGGCGATCCAACGCAGCTACGGCGACCTCGCCCTGGCCCGCATCGACCTGGTCTCCGCCCACCTGCTGTGTGGCGACACCGACGCCGCCCACACCGCTCTGGAGCAGGTCGCTCGGATCCCTGCGAGCGACCGCATCCACCAGCTGCGTCCCGCCCTGCACGCCTGCGCCGAGCTGGCGTTGAACGCCCCCATCGCCCCGAGCCGGAAACGGGAGATCACCGACCGGCTGACCGCGTTGCGGCTACCGTGGGGACCATGA
- a CDS encoding phosphotransferase enzyme family protein, translating into MSAPLTSAPAVLTEAAHTLGADPATAVLVRHHGTQVWHLPRAGAIVRVSGLRHHQAAERSVALTRWLHTRGVPVTEPLLDRVLIEDTSVATLWRYYPQPAGTHPAPADLGSTLAALHQAGPPPAEIHLPAAAPLSSLRHTLHHTTTLAPGVVAELSGRIDDLLDAYHELDFPLGVGLIHGDAWLGNILFDGDRPVLGDWDEAVLGPRVLDLANLWQGHRRFGRTRAEMDAFAAAYGYDLSTWPGLDVLIRIRDLHTLGSYVRAADRGDQAAQTQLTRRLATLDDPAASWTSR; encoded by the coding sequence ATGAGCGCCCCCCTGACATCCGCTCCCGCCGTCCTGACCGAGGCCGCCCACACCCTGGGCGCCGACCCGGCCACCGCAGTCCTGGTCCGCCACCACGGCACCCAGGTCTGGCACCTGCCCCGAGCCGGGGCCATCGTGCGGGTGAGCGGCCTGCGCCACCACCAGGCCGCCGAACGCTCCGTGGCCCTGACCCGCTGGCTGCACACCCGCGGAGTCCCGGTCACCGAACCCCTCCTGGACCGCGTCCTTATCGAGGACACCAGCGTGGCCACCCTGTGGCGGTACTACCCCCAACCCGCCGGCACCCATCCCGCGCCCGCGGACCTAGGCAGCACACTCGCGGCCCTGCACCAGGCCGGACCGCCCCCGGCGGAGATCCACCTCCCCGCGGCCGCTCCACTGAGTTCCCTGCGCCACACCCTGCACCACACCACCACCCTGGCTCCAGGTGTTGTGGCCGAGCTGTCCGGGCGCATCGACGACCTGCTCGACGCCTACCACGAGCTGGACTTCCCCCTCGGGGTGGGGCTGATCCACGGAGACGCCTGGCTGGGGAACATCCTGTTCGACGGGGACCGGCCGGTGCTGGGCGACTGGGACGAGGCGGTGCTCGGCCCCCGCGTCCTCGACCTCGCCAACCTCTGGCAGGGGCACCGCCGGTTCGGTCGCACCCGCGCCGAGATGGACGCGTTCGCCGCCGCCTACGGCTACGACCTGTCCACCTGGCCCGGTCTGGACGTCCTGATCCGCATCCGGGACCTTCACACCCTGGGGTCCTACGTCCGCGCCGCGGACCGTGGCGACCAGGCCGCCCAGACCCAGCTCACCCGCAGACTCGCCACCCTGGACGACCCCGCAGCCTCCTGGACCTCCCGATGA